One genomic region from Zalophus californianus isolate mZalCal1 chromosome 14, mZalCal1.pri.v2, whole genome shotgun sequence encodes:
- the PRAME gene encoding melanoma antigen preferentially expressed in tumors isoform X1 produces the protein MHTRFAVLVYLQDSFRSRFIRMSMPAPPRLLDLAGQSLLRDQALAIATLEMLPMELFPPLFMAAFAGRHSETLKAMVQAWPFACLPLGALMKEQQPHQATFQAALDGLDVLLSQEVRPRRWKLQVLDLRKNAHQDFWTVWSGTRASIYSLLEPEVAPPMRKRRKVEGCKPGPKPPLAPVEVLIDLCLKEGTLDESLAYLIQKVQQRKGLLHLCCKKLKIFAVSMQNIKKILKIIQLDSIQDLEVNCTWKLSILGKFAPHLGQMGNLRRLLLSHIHMSSHSTPAKEEQCVSQFTAQFLRLHHLEELYLDSISFLKDRLDQVLRCLKTPLETLSITNCLLSESDLTHLSQHLNVSQLKDLGLSGVNLTNMSPGPLRVLIERASATLQDLDLDECGIMDSQFTVILPALGRCSQLTTFSFCGNPISMAVLENLLRHTIGLSKLSHVLYPAPLESYEDVHGTLHLGRLAHLHARLKQMLQELGRPGMVWFSANPCPHCGDRTFYDPEPILCPCYMPA, from the exons ATGCACACACGCTTTGCAGTTTTAG TATACCTCCag GATTCTTTTCGGAGCAGATTCATCAGGATGAGCATGCCGGCTCCACCCAGACTCCTGGACCTGGCAGGTCAGAGCCTGCTGAGGGACCAGGCCTTGGCCATCGCCACTCTGGAGATGCTGCCCATGGAGCTCTTCCCACCGCTGTTCATGGCGGCCTTCGCTGGGAGGCACAGCGAGACCCTGAAGGCGATGGTGCAGGCCTGGCCCTTCGCCTGCCTCCCTCTGGGGGCCCTGATGAAGGAGCAGCAGCCTCACCAGGCGACCTTCCAGGCTGCGCTCGATGGACTTGATGTCCTGCTTTCCCAGGAGGTTCGCCCCAG GAGGTGGAAACTGCAGGTGCTAGATTTACGGAAGAATGCTCATCAGGACTTCTGGACCGTGTGGTCTGGGACCAGGGCCAGTATATACTCCCTGTTGGAGCCAGAGGTGGCCCCACCCATGAGGAAGAGGCGAAAAGTGGAGGGTTGCAAGCCAGGGCCCAAGCCACCCTTGGCTCCTGTGGAGGTGCTGATAGACCTTTGCCTCAAGGAAGGTACCCTTGACGAGTCCCTCGCCTACCTCATCCAGAAAGTCCAGCAGAGGAAGGGTCTGCTGCACCTGTGCTGTAAGAAGCTGAAGATTTTCGCAGTGTCCATGCAGAACATCAAGAAGATCCTGAAAATCATACAGCTGGACTCTATCCAGGATTTGGAAGTGAATTGCACCTGGAAACTGTCCATCCTGGGGAAGTTTGCTCCTCACCTGGGTCAGATGGGCAATCTGCGCAGGCTCCTCCTCTCGCACATCCACATGTCTTCCCACAGCACCCCGGCGAAGGAGGAGCAGTGCGTCAGCCAGTTCACTGCTCAGTTCCTCAGGCTGCACCACCTTGAGGAGCTCTATTTGGACTCGATCTCCTTCCTCAAAGACCGCCTGGACCAGGTGCTCAG GTGCCTGAAGACCCCCTTGGAGACCCTGTCAATAACTAATTGCCTGCTTTCGGAATCTGACTTGACACATCTGTCCCAGCACCTGAACGTCAGTCAGCTGAAGGACCTGGGTCTCAGCGGGGTCAACCTGACCAATATGAGTCCTGGGCCTCTCCGAGTTCTGATAGAGAGAGCCTCCGCCACCCTCCAGGACCTGGACTTGGATGAGTGTGGGATCATGGACTCGCAGTTCACTGTCATCCTGCCTGCCCTGGGCCGCTGCTCCCAGCTCACAACCTTCAGCTTCTGTGGAAACCCCATCTCCATGGCCGTCCTGGAGAACCTGCTGCGCCACACCATTGGGCTGAGCAAGCTGAGTCACGTGCTGTATCCGGCCCCCCTGGAGAGTTACGAGGATGTCCATGGCACCCTCCACCTGGGCAGACTTGCCCATCTGCACGCCAGGCTGAAGCAGATGCTGCAGGAGTTGGGGCGGCCAGGCATGGTCTGGTTCAGTGCCAACCCCTGCCCTCACTGCGGCGACAGGACCTTCTATGACCCAGAGCCCATTCTGTGCCCCTGTTACATGCCTGCCTAG
- the PRAME gene encoding melanoma antigen preferentially expressed in tumors isoform X3: MSMPAPPRLLDLAGQSLLRDQALAIATLEMLPMELFPPLFMAAFAGRHSETLKAMVQAWPFACLPLGALMKEQQPHQATFQAALDGLDVLLSQEVRPRRWKLQVLDLRKNAHQDFWTVWSGTRASIYSLLEPEVAPPMRKRRKVEGCKPGPKPPLAPVEVLIDLCLKEGTLDESLAYLIQKVQQRKGLLHLCCKKLKIFAVSMQNIKKILKIIQLDSIQDLEVNCTWKLSILGKFAPHLGQMGNLRRLLLSHIHMSSHSTPAKEEQCVSQFTAQFLRLHHLEELYLDSISFLKDRLDQVLRCLKTPLETLSITNCLLSESDLTHLSQHLNVSQLKDLGLSGVNLTNMSPGPLRVLIERASATLQDLDLDECGIMDSQFTVILPALGRCSQLTTFSFCGNPISMAVLENLLRHTIGLSKLSHVLYPAPLESYEDVHGTLHLGRLAHLHARLKQMLQELGRPGMVWFSANPCPHCGDRTFYDPEPILCPCYMPA, from the exons ATGAGCATGCCGGCTCCACCCAGACTCCTGGACCTGGCAGGTCAGAGCCTGCTGAGGGACCAGGCCTTGGCCATCGCCACTCTGGAGATGCTGCCCATGGAGCTCTTCCCACCGCTGTTCATGGCGGCCTTCGCTGGGAGGCACAGCGAGACCCTGAAGGCGATGGTGCAGGCCTGGCCCTTCGCCTGCCTCCCTCTGGGGGCCCTGATGAAGGAGCAGCAGCCTCACCAGGCGACCTTCCAGGCTGCGCTCGATGGACTTGATGTCCTGCTTTCCCAGGAGGTTCGCCCCAG GAGGTGGAAACTGCAGGTGCTAGATTTACGGAAGAATGCTCATCAGGACTTCTGGACCGTGTGGTCTGGGACCAGGGCCAGTATATACTCCCTGTTGGAGCCAGAGGTGGCCCCACCCATGAGGAAGAGGCGAAAAGTGGAGGGTTGCAAGCCAGGGCCCAAGCCACCCTTGGCTCCTGTGGAGGTGCTGATAGACCTTTGCCTCAAGGAAGGTACCCTTGACGAGTCCCTCGCCTACCTCATCCAGAAAGTCCAGCAGAGGAAGGGTCTGCTGCACCTGTGCTGTAAGAAGCTGAAGATTTTCGCAGTGTCCATGCAGAACATCAAGAAGATCCTGAAAATCATACAGCTGGACTCTATCCAGGATTTGGAAGTGAATTGCACCTGGAAACTGTCCATCCTGGGGAAGTTTGCTCCTCACCTGGGTCAGATGGGCAATCTGCGCAGGCTCCTCCTCTCGCACATCCACATGTCTTCCCACAGCACCCCGGCGAAGGAGGAGCAGTGCGTCAGCCAGTTCACTGCTCAGTTCCTCAGGCTGCACCACCTTGAGGAGCTCTATTTGGACTCGATCTCCTTCCTCAAAGACCGCCTGGACCAGGTGCTCAG GTGCCTGAAGACCCCCTTGGAGACCCTGTCAATAACTAATTGCCTGCTTTCGGAATCTGACTTGACACATCTGTCCCAGCACCTGAACGTCAGTCAGCTGAAGGACCTGGGTCTCAGCGGGGTCAACCTGACCAATATGAGTCCTGGGCCTCTCCGAGTTCTGATAGAGAGAGCCTCCGCCACCCTCCAGGACCTGGACTTGGATGAGTGTGGGATCATGGACTCGCAGTTCACTGTCATCCTGCCTGCCCTGGGCCGCTGCTCCCAGCTCACAACCTTCAGCTTCTGTGGAAACCCCATCTCCATGGCCGTCCTGGAGAACCTGCTGCGCCACACCATTGGGCTGAGCAAGCTGAGTCACGTGCTGTATCCGGCCCCCCTGGAGAGTTACGAGGATGTCCATGGCACCCTCCACCTGGGCAGACTTGCCCATCTGCACGCCAGGCTGAAGCAGATGCTGCAGGAGTTGGGGCGGCCAGGCATGGTCTGGTTCAGTGCCAACCCCTGCCCTCACTGCGGCGACAGGACCTTCTATGACCCAGAGCCCATTCTGTGCCCCTGTTACATGCCTGCCTAG
- the PRAME gene encoding melanoma antigen preferentially expressed in tumors isoform X2 has translation MWPKLPQVYLQDSFRSRFIRMSMPAPPRLLDLAGQSLLRDQALAIATLEMLPMELFPPLFMAAFAGRHSETLKAMVQAWPFACLPLGALMKEQQPHQATFQAALDGLDVLLSQEVRPRRWKLQVLDLRKNAHQDFWTVWSGTRASIYSLLEPEVAPPMRKRRKVEGCKPGPKPPLAPVEVLIDLCLKEGTLDESLAYLIQKVQQRKGLLHLCCKKLKIFAVSMQNIKKILKIIQLDSIQDLEVNCTWKLSILGKFAPHLGQMGNLRRLLLSHIHMSSHSTPAKEEQCVSQFTAQFLRLHHLEELYLDSISFLKDRLDQVLRCLKTPLETLSITNCLLSESDLTHLSQHLNVSQLKDLGLSGVNLTNMSPGPLRVLIERASATLQDLDLDECGIMDSQFTVILPALGRCSQLTTFSFCGNPISMAVLENLLRHTIGLSKLSHVLYPAPLESYEDVHGTLHLGRLAHLHARLKQMLQELGRPGMVWFSANPCPHCGDRTFYDPEPILCPCYMPA, from the exons ATGTGGCCAAAACTCCCTCAAGTATACCTCCag GATTCTTTTCGGAGCAGATTCATCAGGATGAGCATGCCGGCTCCACCCAGACTCCTGGACCTGGCAGGTCAGAGCCTGCTGAGGGACCAGGCCTTGGCCATCGCCACTCTGGAGATGCTGCCCATGGAGCTCTTCCCACCGCTGTTCATGGCGGCCTTCGCTGGGAGGCACAGCGAGACCCTGAAGGCGATGGTGCAGGCCTGGCCCTTCGCCTGCCTCCCTCTGGGGGCCCTGATGAAGGAGCAGCAGCCTCACCAGGCGACCTTCCAGGCTGCGCTCGATGGACTTGATGTCCTGCTTTCCCAGGAGGTTCGCCCCAG GAGGTGGAAACTGCAGGTGCTAGATTTACGGAAGAATGCTCATCAGGACTTCTGGACCGTGTGGTCTGGGACCAGGGCCAGTATATACTCCCTGTTGGAGCCAGAGGTGGCCCCACCCATGAGGAAGAGGCGAAAAGTGGAGGGTTGCAAGCCAGGGCCCAAGCCACCCTTGGCTCCTGTGGAGGTGCTGATAGACCTTTGCCTCAAGGAAGGTACCCTTGACGAGTCCCTCGCCTACCTCATCCAGAAAGTCCAGCAGAGGAAGGGTCTGCTGCACCTGTGCTGTAAGAAGCTGAAGATTTTCGCAGTGTCCATGCAGAACATCAAGAAGATCCTGAAAATCATACAGCTGGACTCTATCCAGGATTTGGAAGTGAATTGCACCTGGAAACTGTCCATCCTGGGGAAGTTTGCTCCTCACCTGGGTCAGATGGGCAATCTGCGCAGGCTCCTCCTCTCGCACATCCACATGTCTTCCCACAGCACCCCGGCGAAGGAGGAGCAGTGCGTCAGCCAGTTCACTGCTCAGTTCCTCAGGCTGCACCACCTTGAGGAGCTCTATTTGGACTCGATCTCCTTCCTCAAAGACCGCCTGGACCAGGTGCTCAG GTGCCTGAAGACCCCCTTGGAGACCCTGTCAATAACTAATTGCCTGCTTTCGGAATCTGACTTGACACATCTGTCCCAGCACCTGAACGTCAGTCAGCTGAAGGACCTGGGTCTCAGCGGGGTCAACCTGACCAATATGAGTCCTGGGCCTCTCCGAGTTCTGATAGAGAGAGCCTCCGCCACCCTCCAGGACCTGGACTTGGATGAGTGTGGGATCATGGACTCGCAGTTCACTGTCATCCTGCCTGCCCTGGGCCGCTGCTCCCAGCTCACAACCTTCAGCTTCTGTGGAAACCCCATCTCCATGGCCGTCCTGGAGAACCTGCTGCGCCACACCATTGGGCTGAGCAAGCTGAGTCACGTGCTGTATCCGGCCCCCCTGGAGAGTTACGAGGATGTCCATGGCACCCTCCACCTGGGCAGACTTGCCCATCTGCACGCCAGGCTGAAGCAGATGCTGCAGGAGTTGGGGCGGCCAGGCATGGTCTGGTTCAGTGCCAACCCCTGCCCTCACTGCGGCGACAGGACCTTCTATGACCCAGAGCCCATTCTGTGCCCCTGTTACATGCCTGCCTAG